The following proteins are encoded in a genomic region of Hirundo rustica isolate bHirRus1 chromosome 3, bHirRus1.pri.v3, whole genome shotgun sequence:
- the MSH6 gene encoding LOW QUALITY PROTEIN: DNA mismatch repair protein Msh6 (The sequence of the model RefSeq protein was modified relative to this genomic sequence to represent the inferred CDS: inserted 3 bases in 3 codons; deleted 15 bases in 13 codons; substituted 1 base at 1 genomic stop codon), with product MEGYPWWPCLIYNHPTERTIVRGKGKSTRIHVQFFDDSPTRGWVSVKYLKPYKGSSDGETKKGGMFYSTSLKFKRAMVLADDAMSKDETKRLELAVCNEPSDTEEEEEEIEEMSEDASDNSEDCNSEEDVKSKKRVMSRERAVKAKRRRVLDSDSDHDGSDVEFKPDGKEAASSEEASSGVDENESSDTEAESVAESPIKVPSKRKRSEVKKPAKKSSLGNECSATPKRAATVSSEAKSKLTSFAAPESFESQANAGSSGGTGGISVWEHEKLDWLQEGRRRDAHRRRQGDPDYDPCTLYVPEDYLNKCTPGVRRWWQLKSQNFDAVICYKVGKFYELYHMDAVTGVNELGLIFMKGTWAHSGFPEIAFGRFSDVLVQKGYKVARVEQTETPEMMEARCKSVGHSTRFDKVMRREICRIITKGTQTYSVMDCDPSENHSKFLLCVKEKCDSAGTRVYGVCFVDTSMGKFHVGQFPDDRHCSRFRLWXLITTPVQVLFEKGNLSVETQKILKGSLVSCIQEGLTSGSQXWDASKTLKVLLEEGYFKEKQNSENGCSLPSVIRSLTSESDSLGLTPGENSELALSALGGCVFYLKKCLIDQELLSQANFEEYVPVDIATAKTMSSGSLFARTGQRMVLDGVTXMNLEVLQNGTNGTTEGTLLERIDSCCTPFGKRLLKQWLCAPLCNPKSINDRLDAXEDLLAVPDKMSEVSEYLKKLPDLERLLSKIQQLGHHSKSQNHPDSRAVFYEELKYSKKKIADFLSALEGFKVMNEIVEIIEEFASDFKSRVLRQLVTPQSKVPDGRFPDLSAELTRWDTAFDHKQARKTGVITPKAGFDADYDGALRDIRTIQEDLRKYLDKQRKLLGLKSVQYWGTGKNRYQLEIPESAVSRNLPREYELRSSRKGYKRYWTKEIEKMLAAMVNAEERRDAALKDCMRRLFYNFDKNSKGLADSCVECIAVLDVLMSLAHYSQGGDGPLCRPVILLPTDNAAPFLELRNSRHPCITKTFFGDDFIPNDIVIGIKDEGSSSEASCVLVTGPNMGGKSTLMRQAGLLAVMAQLGCYVPAEACRLTPIDRVFTRLGASDRIMAGESTFFVELSETSSILQHATEHSLVLVDELGRGTATFDGTAIASAVVKELAERIRCRTLFSTHYHSLVEDYSHSGAVRLGHMACMVENESEEDPSHETITFLYKFIEGACPKSYGFNAARLADIPEEVIQKGHRKAKVFEKTTLSLRIFR from the exons ATGGAAGGTTATCCCTGGTGGCCGTGTCTCATATACAACCACCCCACTGAAAGAACAATagtcagaggaaaaggaaaatccacTCGTATCCATGTGCAGTTCTTTGATGACAGCCCTACAAGAGGTTGGGTCAGTGTTAAATACCTGAAGCCATATAAAG GTTCATCAGATGGGGAGACGAAGAAGGGAGGTATGTTTTACAGCACAAGCCTGAAATTTAAAAGAGCCATGGTGCTGGCAGACGATGCCATGAGCAAAGATGAAACCAAGAGGCTTGAACTGGCAGTATGCAATGAACCTTCAGacacagaggaggaagaggaagaaattgaG gagATGAGTGAAGATGCATCAGACAACAGTGAGGACTGCAATAGTGAGGAGgatgtgaaaagcaaaaagcgAGTGATGAGCAGGGAAAGAGCTGTAAAAGCCAAGAGAAGGAGAGTGTTGGATTCTGACAGTGACCATGATGGCTCTGATGTGGAGTTCAAGCCTGAtgggaaagaagcagcaagCAGTGAGGAAGCCAGTAGTGGGGTGGATGAAAATGAGTCTTCTGACACTGAGGCAGAGAGTGTTGCAGAGAGCCCCATAAAAGTCCCTTCTAAACGAAAGAGAAGTGAGGTGAAAAAGCCTGCTAAAAAGAGTAGCTTGGGAAACGAATGTTCTGCAACACCCAAAAGAGCAGCAACAGTCTCTTCAGAAGCCAAGTCTAAGCTGACATCGTTTGCAGCACCTGAAAGTTTTGAATCTCAAGCAAatgctggcagctctggaggCACTGGTGGCATCTCAGTGTGGGAACATGAAAAGCTTGACTGGCTGcaagaagggaggaggagagatgCACACAGGAGGCGTCAGGGTGACCCTGATTACGACCCCTGTACTCTGTATGTGCCTGAAGATTATCTCAACAAGTGCACGCCGGGTGTGCGGAGGTGGTGGCAGCTCAAAAGTCAAAACTTTGATGCTGTGATTTGCTACAAGGTTGGAAAGTTCTATGAGTTGTATCACATGGACGCAGTCACTGGTGTGAATGAGTTGGGCCTGATCTTTATGAAGGGCACCTGGGCACACTCAGGTTTTCCAGAAATTGCGTTTGGCCGATTCTCCGATGTCCTGGTGCAGAAGGGCTACAAGGTGGCGCGCGTGGAGCAGACGGAAACGCCTGAAATGATGGAAGCGCGCTGCAAGTCAGTGGGCCACTCCACCAGGTTTGACAAGGTGATGCGCCGGGAGATCTGCAGGATCATCACCAAGGGAACCCAGACCTACAGCGTCATGGACTGCGACCCCTCCGAGAACCACAGCAAGTTCCTGCTGTGCGTGAAGGAGAAGTGCGACTCAGCCGGGACGCGCGTGTACGGGGTCTGCTTTGTCGACACCTCCATGGGGAAGTTCCACGTTGGCCAGTTCCCAGACGACCGCCACTGCTCCAGGTTTAGACTATGGTAGCTCATTACAACCCCTGTGCAG GTGCTGTTTGAGAAGGGGAACCTGTCTGTGGAA ACACAGAAGATACTGAAGGGCTCACTTGTTTCCTGCATTCAGGAAGGGCTGACCTCAGGTTCCC TCTGGGATGCATCTAAAACACTAAAAGTCCTTCTTGAGGAAGGATATTTCAAGGAGAAGCAGAATTCTGAAAATGGATGTTCTCTGCCCTCTGTAATCAGATCTCTGACTTCAGAGAGTGACTCCCTGGGATTAACTCCTGGTGAAAACAGTGAATTAGCTTTGTCAGCTCTTGGGGGATGTGTCTTCTATCTCAAAAAATGTCTGATTGATCAGGAGCTGTTATCACAGGCAAACTTTGAGGAATACGTCCCTGTGGATATTGCTACTGCAAAAACCATGAGTTCAGGTAGTTTGTTTGCCAGAACTGGCCAGCGGATGGTGCTGGACGGAGTCA TGATGAACTTGGAAGTCCTGCAGAATGGAACCAATGGAACCACAGAAGGTACTTTGTTGGAAAGAATTGATTCTTGTTGTACACCATTTGGGAAACGACTCCTG AAACAGTGGCTCTGCGCTCCACTTTGTAATCCTAAATCCATCAATGATCGTTTGGATG GTGAGGACCTCCTGGCGGTGCCAGATAAAATGTCTGAAGTCAGTGAGTACCTCAAGAAATTGCCTGACCTTGAAAGACTGCTCAGCAAAATTCAACAG TTGGGTCACCACTCAAAAAGTCAGAACCATCCTGACAGCAGGGCCGTCTTCTATGAAGAACtcaaatacagcaaaaaaaaaatcgctGACTTTCTGTCTGCCCTGGAGGGATTCAAAGTAATGAATGAAATTGTTGAAATT ATTGAGGAGTTTGCCAGTGACTTCAAATCCAGAGTCCTGAGGCAGCTGGTCACCCCGCAAAGC AAAGTTCCCGACGGCCGCTTCCCAGACCTGAGTGCAGAGCTCACAAGGTGGGACACGGCCTTTGATCACAAA CAGGCTCGGAAGACAGGAGTG ATTACCCCAAAGGCAGGTTTTGACGCTGATTATGACGGAGCACTACGGGATATCAGAACCATCCAGGAAGATCTTCGG AAGTACCTGGATAAGCAGCGCAAGCTGCTTGGGCTCAAATCCGTGCAGTACTGGGGGACAGGCAAGAACCGATACCAGCTGGAAATCCCAGAAAGCGCCGTATCTCGTAACCTGCCGAGG GAGTACGAGCTGAGGTCGAGCAGGAAGGGCTACAAGCGCTACTGGACCAAGGAGATTGAGAAGATGCTGGCTGCGATGGTGAATGCCGAGGAGCGCCGCGATGCTGCCCTCAAGGACTGCATGAGGCGC CTCTTCTACAACTTTGACAAGAACAGCAAAGGACTGGCAGACAGCTGTGTGGAGTGCATTGCTGTGCTTG ATGTCTTGATGTCCCTTGCTCACTACAGTCAAGGTGGTGATGGACCCCTGTGCCGACCCGTAATC CTGCTGCCTACGGATAATGCTGCTCCCTTCCTGGAACTTAGAAATTCCCGCCATCCGTGCATCACAAAAACTTTCTTTGGGGATGATTTTATTCCCAACGACATTGTGATAGGCATCAAGGAcgaaggcagcagcagtgaggccTCCTGTGTGTTGGTAACTGGCCCAAACATGGGTGGCAAATCTACGCTCATGAGACAG GCTGGTCTCCTGGCGGTCATGGCCCAGCTGGGGTGCTACGTGCCCGCGGAAGCCTGCAGGCTCACGCCCATCGACCGCGTGTTCACACGGCTCGGCGCCTCCGACAGGATCATGGCCG GTGAAAGTACCTTCTTTGTTGAATTGAGCGAG ACTTCCAGCATTCTGCAGCATGCAACAGAGCACTCCCTTGTTCTCGTGGATGAACTGG GCAGAGGCACGGCCACGTTTGACGGAACAGCCATAGCGAGCGCGGTGGTGAAGGAGCTGGCCGAGAGGATCCGGTGCCGGACGCTGTTCTCCACTCACTACCACTCCCTGGTGGAGGACTATTCCCACAGCGGGGCTGTGCGCCTGGGCCACATG GCGTGCATGGTTGAAAATGAGAGCGAAGAAGATCCAAGCCACGAAACAATTACGTTCCTGTACAAGTTCATTGAAGGAGCCTGCCCAAAGAGCTATGGCTTCAATGCGGCAAGACTTGCAGATATTCCAGAGGAAGTAATTCAGAAGGGGCACAGAAAAGCCAAAGTGTTTGAAAAAACCACCCTCTCCCTGAGAATATTTAGGTAG